From Micromonospora echinospora, one genomic window encodes:
- a CDS encoding inositol monophosphatase family protein, with amino-acid sequence MGAARPEELLEVAVGVVRAAAATAHRMWGEGVAAVATKSTATDVVTAADRAVEEQVTAELRRLRPGDAVLGEEYGEGPPAAAGGVRWIVDPIDGTVNYLYGLPYHAVSLAAEVDGRVVAGVVRNIATGDEWTATLGGGAYREGRRLRGSAETDLGQALVATGFGYDPARRAHQARVVAELIPHVRDIRRLGAAALDLCLAAEGRVDVYYEKGLAAWDMAAGALVAAEAGLRVTGLRGCAPGPDMLVAAPPALYDALHDRLADLDASGGP; translated from the coding sequence ATGGGCGCGGCGAGGCCGGAAGAACTGCTCGAAGTTGCCGTCGGGGTCGTCCGGGCGGCGGCCGCGACAGCCCACCGGATGTGGGGCGAGGGGGTCGCGGCGGTCGCGACCAAGAGCACCGCCACCGACGTGGTGACCGCCGCCGACCGGGCGGTGGAGGAGCAGGTCACCGCGGAACTGCGCCGGCTGCGCCCCGGGGACGCGGTGCTGGGCGAGGAGTACGGCGAGGGCCCGCCGGCCGCCGCCGGGGGTGTCCGGTGGATCGTCGACCCGATCGACGGCACGGTCAACTACCTCTACGGCCTGCCGTACCACGCGGTGTCGCTGGCGGCCGAGGTCGACGGCCGGGTGGTCGCCGGCGTGGTGCGCAACATCGCCACCGGTGACGAGTGGACCGCCACCCTCGGCGGCGGCGCGTACCGGGAGGGACGGCGGTTGCGGGGCTCCGCCGAGACCGATCTCGGTCAGGCGCTGGTCGCCACCGGATTCGGCTACGACCCGGCCCGCCGGGCGCACCAGGCGCGGGTGGTCGCCGAGCTGATCCCGCACGTCCGGGACATCCGTCGACTCGGGGCTGCCGCGCTCGACCTCTGCCTGGCCGCCGAGGGACGCGTGGACGTGTACTACGAGAAGGGGCTGGCCGCCTGGGACATGGCCGCCGGCGCCCTGGTGGCGGCTGAGGCGGGGCTCCGCGTCACCGGGCTGCGGGGGTGTGCCCCCGGCCCGGACATGCTGGTCGCGGCGCCACCCGCCCTGTACGACGCGCTGCACGACCGGCTCGCCGACCTGGACGCCTCCGGCGGGCCGTGA